The sequence ccaatttgtcacaggaggccttagactgttccatcgGCTccagggcaactggaccgaccaggctccagaccacttggagcAACCTCTTGGGACAGCAccctgcggacgcaatagaggcagcataaaaatccttttttgctgcccctatcaccacatggtaggctgctgccgccgctctaACCTGTGTTTGATCGTTCTCAGAGcatgatttccgccaccggtgctcaagccgtctcacctcctgcctcagagctAGCAGCcgtggggtataccacggtgccgtctgagctctattcagggggagagggcatttcggttataattattattataactgaGGGAAGCCAGATAGCGCTACCAACTGGGCCAGATGTGTTGGCCTTCAGTTACTGACCCTTCTGCTAAATACTCTCTAGGGCAGTAGTCTTCAGTTTTTTCAGACCTCCAAGATGAGACTAACTTTTTCATTCAAAAAAAATTGGTGTGATGGTATATAATGGAACCTGTCGATGCCATATATATTTGAGCATTAACTCAAAGCGTCACATTTCACAAAGCCTTGGTGTGCTTTCTAATTTTTGACTGCTCTGCCTTCCTGGGGTGTCAGTACAAGTTCTCACACCCCTAGTACAAACCTACCCACAGAGGTTTAGATTCCTCCACAATCGCTTGCAGAATTTTAAAGTCACAGCCAATGCAGCGACATTTCCTTACAGCAACCAGACATGCAAAGGCAGGCAGGTTCCCTCAGTGGTCCCTATTACCCCGAGACAGTCCTGATTTTGAATGCCCACATCTAGTAAATCTCTGCCACTCTTTCCTTCTCATTGTGGAGATTCCTTGTTGGCATTTTCTCCCTGTGAACTGCCAGCGTTGCAGTTCTTCTACTTCCagccccttccctcactgagTAGGGAAGAGCAGGAGCATCTTGCCTAGACAGcagaacatacaaaatgcacatgTATGAACACTGAGACAGCATACAGTGCAGATACTGCCATGTTgagaaaggaccatagctcagagtGGCAGAGCACTTTGCGGAAAAAAtgacccaggttcaattcctgaaaTCTTCTGTTAGAAAGAGGCTGGGTCAGCAGATGAGAGAGAGCTCTGCACCTcagatcctggaaagctgctgcctgtcagagcagAGGGTACTGGGCTAGATTAACAAATATCCTGATCTGGTATGAGGCGCTTTCCAGTGCTGTAACTGATTGGATTCATTTCAAACTCTTCACCCTAATAAaagcctggttcacatgtaacactaagccatggtttgtttaacaaaccatgAGTTAACTGCTTTAAGCCACACACTCACATGTTCTCACTAAACCATGGGTTTAGTTTATCATTACATAAGAACTGACTATTACAACAGTGTCCTTATTTTCATCTGTGCGCCACTGAAGACTAAATATGTCTTTAAGAATAATGCAGAAGAGGGCACTATGGCAGGTACAGCTTGTCATGCAGGTGTAAGAAAAGTTGGATTTGCTGAAATAGAGTATAGGATGTCTTCTGTGACATCTGGTCATCCAGGTATTCTCTTCTCTGAAGATATTCCAGCAATATGTACAATAGGAAGCTTTCCAGAAGCATATCTAGCAGGTGAGAATGATGCCTCATGGAGGATGCAACCCATCCAAGAGAATATAGAAAGAGAATATAAAGGTAAAAGAGAATATAAACACATACAGGTTCCTTTGGAGTCCTGCGTCGTTAATCCACAGCCATTCATTTTTAGACTCTGAATATGTCAGTCCAATGAAATAATCACCTGCTGTTGTTTTATTCCGAATAAACTCCTGACAAGAGAAAAGACAGATATATACAGAAAATCAAAGATCCTTCTGCAGGGCAGAGAAAATGGCAACCGCAGGCTTCTGTGCTTGGAATCGTGTTGATGGATGCAATTTGCCAGCTTCTTTCAGGAAAGAATATATTTGTGCCTTCAAGACAATGAAGGTTCATTCAGACACCTCCTCCACACAGCTGCTACATGTGTAGCAAACAGTCCCTTCATCACTTTCTGATGCCGTTAAGTATCGTTTCACAGAGGGCTGCTTACTTTACACTGCCCCCAGTCTTGTGCTTTCAAgagcagcttgatctgcaggcTTTGCAGGTAACAGCTTGGAACCTGACTTTGCGTCCTCCGGCAGATGAGGCGGAGAAGACTTTTGCTGGTTCTTTTTCTCCCTGCAGTCCCCAGGACCACCCCCCATGCTGTTCTGGATGGTTGGGGGGGGCTGAGGCTGGACAGAGAGGAGGCAATCAGCAAACATTGCCTCCCCCTTCCAACAGAAGGATGCCTGTCTGGGATCAAAAGCCTGGCTGCCTCTTCATGTCCATGGTTCCTGATTTCCAAGGCCCAGGGGCCACTTCCCTGTTGTGGTTTACATGCTGTGCAGGCCTGCTCTGCATATTAAGATTGtaacagccttgctggatcatgcccaaaatccatctagtccagcatcctgtgcccacagtgaccagccagtTGCCTTTGCGAACTCcagaaacaggacctgagtgcaacggtgctctccccacttgtgactcccagaaactggtatttgcAGACATATTGTCTGTGACAGTGGAGGCACTGCCcacgtggctagtagccaatgatagccttatcctccatgaatttgtctaatcctcttttaaagccatccaggttggtggccatcaatatATCTTCTGGGAGCaatttccacagtttaactatgcattccATGAaggagcactttcttttgtctgccccaaatCATCCAATATTCTACTTCATTAGATGGCCCCTGAgttcatgagagagggagaaaaacatctccctattcactttctccacaccatgcatgattttataaccTCTATGTCCCCCCCAATGcatctttttctaaactaaaaagcccccaatgctgtaacctttccacaAAGGACAGTTGTTCCGacaccttgatcattttggttgcccttttctgcattctttctagctctacaatatctcttttgaggtgaggcaactagaactatgcagtattccaagtgtggtcacaccatgtAATTGAATAATGGCAATATgatatttattgctttttttccATTGCTCTAGACTTGAATTTTTAAGTATTatacactctctttctctctctctctctctctctcacacacacacacacacacgcacatcatcatcattatctgcTCCAAAAACAGCAAATAAGCTTGCTCTGTAATCCTTACAGTTGTGCTGACTTTAAACCTATTCCAGGGGTGTTTATGCTGAGTTATGGGATTGTGGCTGCCTTGCTAACGTGCAAGATGGTCTGACGTTGCTAacgttgatgtggcctgatgacatagacaaggtgcttgcgatgatgcggccagcaatgtgtcctctcgactcatgcccttcttggctcattaaagcttgctgacgggggtttgactgagtggatccaggatgtagtcaacacatcattgtgggagggagtggttccaggcgccttaaagaggcagtgatccaaccactcctgaaaaagaccaccctggactcattggtttgtgacaactaccgaccggttgcaaatatcccctttttagggaaggtgactgagagggttgtggcacagcaattgcaagtactcttggatgaaacagattatcttgacccatcccagtctgggttcaggcctggttatgggactgaatcggccttggtcgccctgatggatgacctttattgggagaaggacagggggagtaagaccctgttattcttacttgatctctcagtggcttttgataccattgaccatggtatccttctgggccgacttggtgagatgggtattggaggcactgttttacagtggttccgatcctatctccaaggttgctctcagagaatagtattgggtgactgtcttccggccacctggcagctgtgctgtggggtgccacagggtaccatcttgtcccccatactgtttaacatctatatgaagcccttgggagcagtcatcaggagatttggggcgaggtgtcagcagtatgctgacgatacccagctctatttctccatgacatctgaatcgggagaggccgtgcaagccctggaccactgcctggactcggtggtgggctagatgagggccaataaactgagtctgaatcctagcaagatggaggtgctgtgagttggtggttcctgagttcggataattggtcagttgcctgctttggatgggatcgtactccctctgaaagagcaggtccgtagccttggggtggtcctggatccatctttgtcactagaggcccaggtgacctcagtggctaggagtgccttttaccagcttcggctggtaagacagctgctgccgtttctggaccaggatagcctgaccactgttgtccacgcactggtaacctccaggctggattactgcaatgtgctctatgaggggctgcccttgaggttggtctggaagctgcagctggtgcaaaatgcagcggcaagactgctcaatggggcagggtatcaccaccatggtcaccccgctactgaaagaattgcactggctacccatttgctaccaggccaggttcaaggttctagttttggtgtacaaagccctatacagcttgggactaggataccatCTTACCCcgtatatactcagtcgatcactgcggtctgcaggtgagggcctcctgcagataacgtcttatcaggaggttcattctgcacaatataggaaatggacctttagtgtggcagcacctaccctgtggaattccctccccttaaatattaggcaggcgccatctctgctatcttttcggcgccttttgaagactttcctctttcaacaaccttttacgttgagaccttatcctagtctgcgtctgtgttagaattgcttttaatatgttttctttaataatatgttttaacccttttttaaaaaaagatgtttttaaagctttttttcaaaatgtttttaacgtcattttgttttaatgtattttaaggtctttttatgatgttttaaagtgtttttattgtttctgtttgccgccctgggctcctgctgcgagaaagggcgggatataaataaaaaaataaataaaaataaaataaaataagacggTCTGAGCCCTCCTTCTTGGTTAGGGGAATTTAAAAGCATGTGCACACATTTTTCTATTCAAAGTGCCCTCAGTCTTACCAGTTCTTTTTCATCATTGATGATCAGTAGGTTGGAGGTCCACTTCATGCATAATGCTTGGCAGTCGATCCAAAAATGCATGTCTTCAGTAAACCAGTAATCACTTCCTCTGTATCTTTCCCACCTGGGGAAAGATTCATTCCAAGGAATAGGAGCTGCATTAGGATACAGagagataaatacataaatggtCTCAATATTAATAATGAAAATTTCAACTCTAGAAAGATGTGACACATAAACTGCAATTACAGCAGACTCTGCCCCAGTTCAAATATTATCTTTGGAACTCCTTAcctattgatatcaggcaggAGTCTTCCCTGTATccttttcggtgcctgcttagAACTTTTTTGTTAAGTCAAGCCTAtctagacacatagatgttgaactgttttaatttttttaattagcaGTTGTTTTAGCTgctgtaaatatatttttattccttgtttttaactattttagtgataattttaatgtttttggtaaactgcttagaggtctttacattcaagcggtatataaattttattaaataaaaataaataaaaatcttaggTGCCTGGTTGCTGCTTATTCAGCATCATGCCAGGCTGCATACtgagggctgtgtacacaccatacatttaaagcacattcaaagcacattatttcccccaaagaatcctgggaactgtaggtctgcGACAGGTAAACTAGGGTAAACTATAGCCTGAAGTTCTTTATCTTGTGATAAACTACATGCATGCTTCCAATGGAGGCAGGAGGTGCAATTGGGGTGTATGTCCccctcctgcattgagcagacaAGAGACAAGATTTACAGCAAGGTTCAAAGGCCCACATCTGGATATATTGTaaattgcaaaaatatatattcattcTGTTACCTATTCATACCACCTAACTGCCAAAGGTCTGTGTCCATTGGCTCCCACCTGCCCCTACTACCATGTTCAATGAACATGTAGAGGGTGTGTGCAGCCCCAGCTCTACCAACAGTGTGCCCCTGGGTCCCActgccaactagggatggaaagatctgtctctttcggttctctcaatttctcattgttccaatgttaaacttagttctctacatttctacagcaatctgcaaaaaaaaatttttttttaatgctcatgaaaattctccaccatttcagtgtgaatttctccaaatgaacacatttctgtaggcagttttgacaaaggtacacatttttgcaagccattgctcattattccatgtctttttgcatgttattttcacacatgtattcatttttatgcatactttcccctattatatgcattttggaaacgtcgtttagttggcaaactgcaccccaaaattctaataaatgcgaatttcgaaggatggctgtgtttcggttctcatattgttttggaaattgcaaatttgataaattctgcctgaaatgcgaactgaatcaaaattctcacccatccctacggCCAACTTCCGCATGTTCAGCATTAGTTTGAAAGGGAGTCTACATGGACACAGCTTCATGCATGCTGGCTCTTTTCCACTCATTTGGGAACCGTGATTGCCCCAGGGTTCCTGATCCCGTGGAGGATGCTATGTGTATATAGCTATAGCCTTCTTCCCAGGGCCGGACCAAGGTATTTGCTgcttgaggtgaaggacaagttgGCACCTCCCCATGTCATACACAGAAGCTGACTGTCCCGTCcagaggagacaggggacgcgcatccaacagctcatctgaagacacctgctcccgagcaacgggctcgaggtcagggggcggtgccacactggaatcctcctgggaactgcttggtaaaggaggagctggcactgactctgaagcttccccccacaagtcctctgcgtcaactgggggcggtgcgctcggctcctcggaaagggcgttactcgtgggaactggctggagagcaggctgcccccctcctgcacgatcctgctcagacacaacaatccccaactctgctgcttctggctgcggaggcgcctgaaactcatgcctccccccttcctgtcccttctgagttggctgcagcgcaacactgACTGGCCTGGCAGTTGGATATTGCCTCAGTACTGGCGACAGGATACTGCTCTCCAGCACACCTGAGGGGGGGAGGCTAGGTTAGGGGGTCAAAGGCAGGCCCTGtagcacacacacagctctatccTCCAACAGCAGGatatggccaagggtcaggaggaagagcaggggactgccaccaccactgtcctccagcatctgccatctgaagtggttgcctcactctgcccaatggtagAGCCGGCCCTCCTTCTTTCACACTAACACTGAAAGCAGAGTggtcaggggtgggtgggagcaggGCATGTGCCAGTATCAGGGTGGGAGCAGTGGTCATGGTTCCTTGCAATCACTGAAGTTATGAGGAAGTGGATTGAGTAAACAGTCTGTAGGGGCACCTGAGCAATAAGGATTAAAATGAGAGTGTAATTGTCCTGCTTAAATAGAGTCTCTGGATTCTCTCTTTCATCTCTCACTGACACAGCAATTCAGAAGAACTGCATGAGATGGATTTTCATGAATTTCTCATGCCACAAAGGAACTACCTATAGTGACAACTTGCCAGAATGTTTGGGGTACCAGAACGATATCGCTTAGAAATGAGTACTATagctgtgtgtttgtgcatgcctGCCTGTTTCCCATCTACTCACCCTGTACATTTAAAAGTAAACAATTCATGATGAAAAGCACTGTAAGTCCCCAGTACTCTCTCATTACAAGAAAACAGATCTATAACAGCTAAAATTTTGTACAGCACAAAAAAAATCAGTACTACTAGTTTTCTGTTTCTAAATGACCAAATGATATGAAATTACCTTTGATGGGGGTTGGCCTTGTAGCTCTTGCTTCAGGCAGGCTTTGAGTAGTCCGCGGGACTGAAAATCAATACATTGTTGGCCTCTGTTAATCAGCTTTGAAAAGCTGCATGTAGCGCTACcatgcagtgtgtgtgggggggaagctaCTCAAATAGGTATCCTTCCATTTCTATTGGGGGGCTGAAAATGCCAATTTTGGTAGACATTTCCTTAAACTCTTTGGGTTTAATCTAAACCAAGTTCATTGTGCTTAGTTCACAATGAAATCAATCAGACTTAAGTCATCATGACTACCTTTTCAAACTAATTGAAAATTGATTTCGGCTTGGGAGTTTCAGAGTGGAACTAATCCCACTGTGGCTTGCATTTGATGCCAAATTTAATAGATTCTGAATGCCAGCATTCACAGCTTTGCCTAATCCATACATGATGCCATAACACGTCAGGTGgctgtgcctgggagaaaatggccttgtgggtcaAATTAGAAACCTGAGCAGCCCCTGAATTGCTGTTGTACAAGCATTCTCGTTTTATTGTCCTGTTTGGTGAGGAGCCATTTTTTTCATTGACTGGTGCTTTGTTCTACTTCCAATCACATGGATGATTTCAGCCAGTCAGAAATCACATCATGGACAGAATGATGTCTCACAATGCATGTCTCACAATCAAAACAGATTtaatgtcattgtgatgtcagtaAGGACAAAAGAGGGCAATGCTTCCTGATTTAGTAATATGGTCGAGCCTTGCCAATTAGGGTGCACATAGTGAACAGTATGACATCATAATGGTATGTAGTCAATGAGATGTGGATATGTGTACATAAAATTGAATAAGAGTGACAGCATATCAAGGCAAAGAAAATACAGTATATCACCAAACACTCC is a genomic window of Rhineura floridana isolate rRhiFlo1 chromosome 1, rRhiFlo1.hap2, whole genome shotgun sequence containing:
- the LOC133388774 gene encoding C-type lectin domain family 5 member A-like isoform X1; amino-acid sequence: MDWKCMAPGIILLLVKLTGTSLFVVFMPKIFPGGILTFVPENYTVPRTTQSLPEARATRPTPIKAPIPWNESFPRWERYRGSDYWFTEDMHFWIDCQALCMKWTSNLLIINDEKELEFIRNKTTAGDYFIGLTYSESKNEWLWINDAGLQRNLFAMNPNVDGKECATITADKVSPVLCYQESHCICEKNDASLV
- the LOC133388774 gene encoding C-type lectin domain family 5 member A-like isoform X2, with protein sequence MDWKCMAPGIILLLVKLTGTSLFVVFMPKIFPGGILTFVPENYTAPIPWNESFPRWERYRGSDYWFTEDMHFWIDCQALCMKWTSNLLIINDEKELEFIRNKTTAGDYFIGLTYSESKNEWLWINDAGLQRNLFAMNPNVDGKECATITADKVSPVLCYQESHCICEKNDASLV